AACCGCTGGCCCTGCTTTTTGAGGCGCACGCGGTCGCTCACGACGTCAACGAGGTCGGAGGCCGCGCGGACCTCGTCGATGGTGGCGTCTGGGATTCCGGGCATGGGCGTGGCGGGGGCCGGCAGTTTACCCCGGGAGCGTCGGGCGGCGCGCGACGTCGGCGGGGTCCCACGTGACGGCGTCGCCCACCGCGAGGGTCCCCGACGACACCACCGAGGCGCGGAGGCCGCCGCGCCGGACGAGCGCGTCGAAGATCCGGTCCTGCCCCGTCACGCGGACGAGGTACTTGCACGGCGCGCACAGGCGGACGCCTTCGAACCGCGCGCCGCCGATGGCGAAGGGGACCCCGCGGAGGTCGTCGAGCGGCACGCCCTCGACGACGAGGTTGCGGCGGTGCTGGCCCTCGGCGATCGCGACGCCGAACTCGGCCTCGGCCGCCTCGATGGCCTCGGCGGCGATGAGCGTCACGTCGCGCCCCTTGCCGGGCCAGCGGCTGAACGACCCCTCGCCGGCGGCATACCGATCGCCTTCCAGCCCGCGCCCTGCGACCGCCTCGGCGCGGCCGACGCGGCGGACGGGGGCGCCCGCAGCCGGGGCCAGATAAATGTCAAGGAGACCACCAGGCATGGGACGGAACGGGGGCGAGGGCTCGTCGGTCAACGCCCTCCCCTCTCCCAGGTCCCATGTCCGAAACGCCCACCTCCCCCCAGGACGCCGAGCCGACCGACGACGACATCACTCAGGTAGACCAGGAAATCCCGCCCACGCCGCAGGGCCGGGCCGACGACGACACGGACGTCCGTGACGACGACGGCGACACCGACGTCTCCCCCACCGACTAGCGCCGTGCCCCTCGCCGCCACCGCCACCGACCTCGGCGCCCGATTCGCCGAGGTCCGCGCCTTTACCGAGTCGCTCTGCGACGGTCTCGCTACCGAGGACTTCGTCGTCCAGTCGATGGAGGACGTCTCCCCCACCAAGTGGCACCTCGCCCACACGACGTGGTTCTGGGAGACCTTCGTTCTCACGCCGTTCGCCGACGGCTACCAACTCTACGACGAGCGCTACCCGTTCCTCTTCAACAGCTACTACGTCCAGGCCGGCGAGCGCCATTGCCGCGCCCAGCGCGGCTACCTCTCGCGCCCGACGGTCGAGGAGGTGTTCGCCTACCGTCGCCACGTCGATGAGGCGATGGCTGAGTTCCTCGACGGCTTCGCCGAGGCGGACCGGCCCGAGGTGGCCGACGTGATCGAAGTCGGGCTCCACCACGAGCAGCAGCACCAGGAGCTGATGCTGACCGACCTCAAGCACGTGTTCGCCGTCAACCCGCTGCGGCCGGCATTCCGTGAGCCCGTCGACGTGCCGTCGGTCGACCCCGGTCCTCTCGGGTGGCGCCCTTTCGAGGCAGGGCTCCACGAGGTCGGGTTCGAGTCGCAGGACGCGACCACGAGCCGCGGGCGGTTCCACTTCGATAACGAGCGCCCGCGGCACCGCCAGTTCGTGGAGGCCTTCGAGATCGCCGACCGCCTCGTGACGTGCGGGGAGTACCTCGCGTTCATGGCCGACGGCGGCTACGACGACACGCCGCTGTGGCTGTCGCTCGGCTGGGCGTCGCGCGTCGAGAACGAGTGGACCGAGCCGTTCTACTGGGAACGCGACGAGGCCTCGCCGACCGGCTACTCCGTGTTCACGCTGTCGGGGATGAAGCCGGTCGACCCGAACGAGCCGGTCTCCCACCTCAGCTGCTTCGAGGCCGACGCGTTCGCCCGCTGGGCCGGCGCCCGGCTGCCGAGCGAGTTCGAGTGGGAGGTCGCCGCTCGGACGGTCTGGGACGGCACCGGTGACGCCCCCGGCCCCTTCGCCGACGCCGGCCGCTTCCACCCCACCCCGGCCGTGCCGGTCGGTGGCGACGGGACGCCCGCCGAGAGCCCCGCGCTCCGCCAGATGTACGGCGAGGTGTGGCAGTGGACGCACAGCCAGTACACGCCCTACCCTGGCTACAAGCCCGTCGAGGGCGCCCTCGGAGAGTACAACGGCAAGTTCATGGCGAACCAGTTCGTGCTCCGCGGCGGGAGCGTCGCCACGAGCCGGAGCCACATCCGCCCGACCTACCGCAACTTCTTCCCCCCCGACGCAACGTGGCAGTTCACCGGCCTCCGCCTCGCCCGCTCGTGACGCCGCCGTCCCTGCCGGAGGAGCCCGAACTGGAGACGGACGCGCCCGCCTCGGCCTTCGGCCGGGACGTGCTGGCGGGCCTCGCCGAGCGGCCCCGCGCGATACCGGCCAAGTACTTCTACGACGAGCGCGGCTCGCGCCTCTTCGACGCCATCACGCGGCTCGACGCCTACTACCCCACCCGGACCGAGCGCCAGATCCTGCTCGACCACGCCGACGAGATGGTCGAGGCCATCGGCAAAAACGCGGCGCTGGTCGAATACGGGAGCGGGTCGAGCGAGAAGACGCGCATCCTTCTCGACGCCCTCCACGCGCGCCGGACGCTCGCGGCCTACGTCCCCATCGACATCT
This sequence is a window from Rubrivirga marina. Protein-coding genes within it:
- a CDS encoding MOSC domain-containing protein, which encodes MPGGLLDIYLAPAAGAPVRRVGRAEAVAGRGLEGDRYAAGEGSFSRWPGKGRDVTLIAAEAIEAAEAEFGVAIAEGQHRRNLVVEGVPLDDLRGVPFAIGGARFEGVRLCAPCKYLVRVTGQDRIFDALVRRGGLRASVVSSGTLAVGDAVTWDPADVARRPTLPG
- the egtB gene encoding ergothioneine biosynthesis protein EgtB, producing the protein MPLAATATDLGARFAEVRAFTESLCDGLATEDFVVQSMEDVSPTKWHLAHTTWFWETFVLTPFADGYQLYDERYPFLFNSYYVQAGERHCRAQRGYLSRPTVEEVFAYRRHVDEAMAEFLDGFAEADRPEVADVIEVGLHHEQQHQELMLTDLKHVFAVNPLRPAFREPVDVPSVDPGPLGWRPFEAGLHEVGFESQDATTSRGRFHFDNERPRHRQFVEAFEIADRLVTCGEYLAFMADGGYDDTPLWLSLGWASRVENEWTEPFYWERDEASPTGYSVFTLSGMKPVDPNEPVSHLSCFEADAFARWAGARLPSEFEWEVAARTVWDGTGDAPGPFADAGRFHPTPAVPVGGDGTPAESPALRQMYGEVWQWTHSQYTPYPGYKPVEGALGEYNGKFMANQFVLRGGSVATSRSHIRPTYRNFFPPDATWQFTGLRLARS